The Oncorhynchus gorbuscha isolate QuinsamMale2020 ecotype Even-year linkage group LG08, OgorEven_v1.0, whole genome shotgun sequence DNA window atcttatgtttcactgagccATGGCTGAACAAAGAcattaataacatacagctggtggtTATACACtctaccggcaggatagaacagcagcctctggtaagacaaggagtggcggtctatgtatatttgtaaacaacagctggtgcacgatatctaaccTGAGCATAGTTCTATCCTCCTAATtctatgtttcaagcagaccaccatagtcctgtacccaagaacactaaggtaacttgcctaaatgactaccgacacgTAGCACTCAtgcctgtagccatgaagtgctttgaaaggctggtcatgggtcacatcaacaccattatcccagaaaccctagacccactccaatttgcatacctccaACAGATACTCCACACTGCcgtttcacacctggacaaaaggaacacctatgtgagaatgctattcattgactacagctcagctttcaataccatagtgccctcaaagctcatcactaagctaaggaccctgggactaaacacctccctctgtaactggatacaggacttcctgacgggccgcccccaggtggtgagagtaggtagcaacacatctgccacgctgatcctcaacactggagctccccaggggtgtgtgctcagtcccctcctgtactccctgttcactcatgattgcACGACAACatcatcattaaatttgccgatgacacaacagtggtaggcctgatcaacgagacagcctatagggaggaggtcagagacctggccatgtattgccaggacaacaacctctccctcaacgtgatcaagacaaatgagatgattttggactacaggaaaaggaggacagagcacacccccattctcatcgatggggctgcagtggagcaggttgagagctttcaGTTCcatggcgtccacatcaccaacaaactaacatggtcaaagcacaccaagacagttgtgaagagggcacaacaaaacctattccccctcaggagactgaaaagacttgtcatgggtcctcagatcttcaaaaggttctacagctgcaccatcaagagcatcctgacggggtgcatcactgcctggtatggcagctgctTAGCCTCTGACACaaaggcactacagaaggtagtgtgtacggcccagtacatcactggggccaagcttcctgccatccaggacctctataccaggcggtgtcagaggaaggctctaaaaattgtcaaagactccagctaccctagtcatagactgttctcgctgctaccgcacggcaagcagtaccggagcgccaagtctaggtccaagaggcttctaaacagcttctacccccaagccacaagactcctcAACATCTAATCaagtggctacccagactatttgcattgcccttcTCTTACGctgctctctgttattatctatgcatagtcactttaataactctacctacatgtacatatcacctCAATTACCTTAACTAACCGTcgaccccacacattgactctgtactggtacccccagtatatagtctcgctattgttattttactgctactctttaattatttgttacttttcctttttggggggggggtgtattttccttaactgcattgttgcatctgttgtattcggtgcatgtgacaaataacatttgattttatttatttaagctaCCATTACACTCGTTTTGGAGTGAGGACCCTTGATATGACCCAAGTAGCTATTGTAGTTGCATACCTGTTTGGAGATTGCGTgtccccctgtctgtccctccagACCAGTGTAGACGAAGAGCCAGAGGAGATGCCCCTGCCTGATGGAGACACGGTCCAGGTCATCCCAGGAAGTGAGCTCATCTGGAGGATAGTCCCCCGACCAGACAACTCTgcagaggtgagaggggaggcagggggtcGAGGGGAGGCAGGGGGTCGAGGGGAGGCAGGGGGTCGAGGGGAGGCAGGGGGTTGGGTGAGGCTAGGGCGGAAGGGGAGGAAAGCAGGTCTGGAGGATAGCTCCCCGACCAGACAACTGCAGGGATCACAGGGATGAGAGAGTACTGTATTGGAGGAATTACTAAGAGGCAGAAATCTGGGATTTACTGTTGACATTTTTAGCCTTCTGGAGTGACTGAACTGGTTGTCAGTCATTGATTTGTaggcccttccccctctctctctctctttggtagTTCTACGCCTTCTCCACGTTTGCCATGCAGCTGAATGAGCTGGAGGGGGGCATGAAGGGGGTCCTGCCCCCCACAGACTGTCGGCTCAGACCTGACATCAGAGCCATGGAGAAAGGGGACATAGGTATGGTGATATAGTTATATAGAGCATTGTGTTTTTGTCAATGATCCACATCTGGTGTCAATGAATCTAAATATTTTGATACATTGAAATATTTCTGTGTTTCTCAGATTTGGCAAGTGCAGAGaagaagagggtagaggagaaacAAAGACTGGCCCGGAAAAATCGCTCCAAATCAACAGAGGAATGGAAAACAAGGTGAGTGATTGggtcttctctcttcccccatgaAACTCCCCTCTGATTCTGCTGTGCTGAacaattagtgctttttgaggtcggttcggTTTCCATtcgattatttaaaaaatgatcaCGGCTTACAATTTTGGGTTTCGATTCTAATTTATTTGACaataaatgcactatgcattatgtgggttgaatgctgtaacacagaataaaCAATTAAAAAGCCCCATTGACTTTACTTTAATAAAAcatttcagttgttgtgtatattacgtTACatagttttatttgatgactaGTCTTCATCTCATCTCTAATGAGCTGCTGCCTACGCtatctgacaaaatcactattttattAATGCTTCAAAGTACATTAAATAAGGCATACTGTTATGACTGCTGAAAACCAACTATCAGTCACTTAGATCATGTACATTACTTTCAGGTAGAGAGACCCCACTAAGCAACTGCTCGCTGTCCCTCTCGATCTTgcattcttctgtctcttctctctccgttTCTGCCCCACACTGCCCCACACATCCCACACTAACCTAACATAGCAGGTGTAGAAAAACCCTGCAGACCAGACAAGTAGGCGCGACAAgtatggattatggtcattgtagttaattaccacatttTCTGTGCTAAACTATATAGAATAtcggcctgttggaaactacaactccctactacatcacacagttcaggctTGATCTTATTTATCTCCGGGGAAACTGAGCAAAAAATGTtctaaatggaattcaaataattgaacagaTGTTGGTTAAATCATTgaaaaataacacaaaaaaacaacatttcaaCACTACTCTCATTGGATGTATGCTAGCGCTTGTGCTGATCTGCTTTGCTAATTGTCACCCATTTGTGTCATCCTGTGCTATGTTATGCTCTTGCCCTGTGTTGTCATTGAGAAGGAACCCAGCTCTTGGCCCCAGGTTTGGCTCTGCTTGTCTGCTGTGGCTTTTGGTTGTGGTTCACTGTTTGAGTGCTGCCCTATACCGGCTTCCTCAAGACCGCTTTGGAACGGCAGCAATGCATTGATTTAAACACTGATCATACACCTGTACAACCTGAGTACAGTTGACTCATGATAAGTACATATCGAAAAAGCTCAAATAATTGCAGTGAAATTCACCTTACCTGGATATTTGCATGCTATAGTTTGCATGAATTCACGAAAGACCTAAGCTATATAGAGAAAAAATAACATTTTCAATGGAATCTTGGTTTGTATCAGGAGTCAACTGTACTGTGTTCTGTTTGTGTGGCTTTGTATTTATCACAATCATGTCAAACACGCGTGCCTGTGTCTGGATACATCTGTGCCTGAACACTCATTTCTAAGTTTATCTGACTCGGTTCCTCTCGTTCCTCTCGTATAGGTGGTTCCACCAAGGCTCCAACCCCCACATCAAAGCTCAGGACTGGCTCTACTCCAATGGCTACTGGGAACGGAACTACTCCCTGCTGCCTGATATTTACTGACCTACAAGACGCACATCTCTATCTGTACTCATCTcaactgtctctgctgtttttcATATTCAGGTTGGCACTTCAAGTCCCTAACCTGCTCTGGTCCTATATATGGTAAGGCTATTATTGGGAATTGACTGACGGCAAAGGCAACAACCATTCAGTAGTCCCCAAATGTTATCTCGTATCGCAGCCGATGTCTCACTCAAAGCACAAGGGTGAAGTCCTCATGAGCAAGTAAGCTATGGTCATTGACTAGTGTATAGAATTATAATAAAACTATAGGGTGTAACCTGCCGTTCATTTTAACAAATGGGAGTGTTTTGAACGGCGTGAATTGAATGCAGTATGTCTTCAGAAATGTTTTTCCTGTCAGAAACACGTTGCGCCCAGTGCTATTACTTACGAATGTGTGCAGCTACATTATCCTTCTGATACAGTATCAATTTGTGGAAAAATAGAGCTTTCACATAGTGTGTGAAATAGGCGTGTTCCAACTTCCTGCGGTCTCTGCTATAGGCTACCAAACTAAGCTGTCATTATGACACATTTTATCTGCTTCCACCTCTAACTATGCCTGGGAAGATTATACATGTTTGTACATATTATTGGATAGAGGTCTTCTGTTCTCCTGAGCTGTAATACAATGAAGTTCTTTATGAATTGAAGATGTATAGAGGAGAATAACTACTGTACAAGTAAGGCTTTCTTCAATGATGCTTGAGATAAACTTATTCAATCCAAGTTTGACCACTTGGCTCTATATGAAGATATATTTATATGTATGCAAAAGTTTCCTCTGTCGTAAAAATGTCATTCAGGATATTCTGAGAGGTAGCcctcacacactgaatacacataTGGCACATGCACCACTTTGACTATGCAAGCATTAGCTGCActacacccacagacacacacagtaaggctgtttccaaatgacaccctatttcctacatggCACACTACCTTTGACTTGAGCCCTAtggggggaatagggtgccatgtgggagaCGGACACTGTTCAACACACTCATGCACGGCATAATATTCATTTCCCTGGTTGTGAACAGCTGCTGCTGTAACCTCTGTAagttggtaggtaggtaggaccgTACAGTAGACTGGGCCTGTCGCCCCCTCTGAATGCACGTTTTTTCCTAGAGGCTACTCTCCCTTTGTGTATAGCACATTACAGAATAAAGATCATTTCTATTGTTGCTAAATAAAAACGTAATGTTACCTTAGGGTGTTTGTGTCCTGTTTCTTATTGCCACCACCCTCACTCACTGTGCATCCTTGTAGCATTATGTAAGTTGTGGACTGGAGGTAGGCCTAGTGATTCCTCATGTGGGTAAGGCTAGGGCGGAGGTGTGTCTTTGTTAACAGcagctggtgcgcaatctctAATGTTAAGCAacttgatcctggacttcctgacaggccgtccccaggtggtgaggggtaGGCAACAGCACATCCACCAAGATGACCCTCAACACGAGGGGGCCTCGTGAGTGCTTGCACAGTCctcccctgtactccctgttcactcacctgaTCACCAATGATGATGAGacaggaggtcagtgacctggtagcgtggtgccaggacaacagccttaccctcaatgtcagcaagacaaaggagctgatcgtggactacaggaaacggaagGCAGAgtacacccctatccacatcgacggggctgtagtggagcaagtcGAGACATTagagttcctcggtgtccacatcactaaggaattaacatggtccacacacaccaacacagtcgtgaagaaggcacaacaaagTCTCTTCGCCTTCAGGAGCCTGAAAAAATTTGCCATGGTCCCTCAGAACATCcacaagttctacagctgcaccattgagagcatcttgactggctacatcaccgcttggtatggcaactgcttggcatctgaccgcaaggcataaaagagggtagtgtgtacggtgCACcattttattctaaaatggattaaatatatatatctcagcaatctacaccccataaggacaaagcaaaaacatcatttaaaaactatattttgcaaatgtattaaaaatgcatacttatttacataagtattcagaccgtttgctatgagacttgaaattgagctcaggtgcatcctgtttacattgatcatcctggagctgtttctacaacttggagtccacctgtggtaaattcaattgattggagattgatttggaaaggccagatggaagccacatggacagcccgcttggagtttgccaaaaggcacatagaccatgagaaacaaaattctctgatccgatgaaaccaagattgaactctttttcCTGAATGCCAAATgtaacgtctggaggaaacctggtaccatccctacggtgatgtatggtggtggcagcatcaggatgtggggatgtttttcagtggcagggactgggagactagtcaggatcgagggaaagatgaacagcgcaaaagtacagagagatccttgatgaaaacctgctcaggacctcagactgggatgaaggttcaccttctaacaggacaaccaccctaagcagactgccaagacaatgcaggagtggctttaggacaagtctgtgaatgtccttgagtcgtccaaccagagcccggacttgaagccgatctaacatctctggagagacttgaaaatagctgtgcaatgacgctccccatccagcctgacagagcttgagaggatctgcagagaagaatgggataaactctccaaatacaggtgtgccaagcttgtatcggcatacccaagaagactcgaggctgtaaacgctgtcaaaggtgcttcaacaaagtactaagttaTGGGTCTGAAAACctacgtaaatgtgatatgtttttagttttttaaataaattagctaaaatgtcaacatttttgctttgtcattatgggatattgtgtatagactgaggggaaaaaacaatgaaatccattttaaaataaggctgtaacgtggaaaaagtcaagggatctgaatactttccgaatccaCTGTATATActtcctcaactacctcgtacccctgcacatcgactctgtactacTGGTACCTTGActgtatagccaagttattgttacttaTTGTTTATTTTTCCCTTGTTATCTTTCTAAAATAAATTATAGAAAGATAAGGAAAAATGCATTGTtggaaagggctcgtaagtaagcatttcactgttattctatacctgttgtttacaaagcatgtgacacaTATTTGATTTGAATGTCCTTAATTTCTCAGCTTCAGATCAGCCTAACTGCTCacttaaaacacatttttttgtttgtttaatacATGAAGAGGGAGAACATTTGTTATGATATGAAGAGGGAGAACATTTGTTATGATATGAAGAGGGAGAACATTTGTTATGATATGAAGAGGGAGAACATTTGTTATGATATGCAAATGTATTTATTGATACTCACtagaccagggtttcccaaactcagtgtTGCcctgcacagctgattcaaataatcaaaactggttggttatttgaatcagcttaGTAGTGTTCGGGCAAAAACCAAGTTTGAGAAACCCTGTACCAAACAGTCCCCTACCAATTAAATGTGGCACTAGTTGGCTGCctcctgtctccttcctgttcctcttcctctgtggtgAAAATGTGCATAAGAGCAGGAGAGTAAACAGTGTTCCCTTCGTCACTGATGACCTGAAAGTACTGGGCCTGACCGCCCTGACCAGATCCTCTGCTCACTGTCTCCATGGGAACGGAGAATGACAGGTACCCCGGGGGGTCACCTGCCCGGACCGCAGCAGACCTCGACCTGGTCTGCATCGCGGTCGGAATGCTACGAACGATCTTGCCTGGGGACACAGGAAGAAGTTGGGGATGCATGAAGAAGTTGGGGATGTTGATCTCCTGGTTGTGGATGGTTGGAGGCTGgggtagagaaggaggaggtAGGGGGGAGGACTGTGCCCTGTGTATGAAGGCCCTTCTTGGGCTCATTAGGAAGGGTGGTGGCTGGGGCTGTTGTCTGGGTTGGCCACTCCAGGACTGGGCGTCAGATTTCTGAGGGGAAGGGGACCTCTCAGCCAGTAACACATGTCCAGCCCCAAAGTTGCGAATATAAGCACTACCATTGTACGGAGGCTGGGAGATAACTTTAGCGGACAGTGTGCCCTCCTCTGTCTCATTGGCCAAGTGGTAAAGTGTCCAGACCTGATTGGTGTAATTTTCGCGTGCAGGCTGAGCATCAGGAGTGACGCGTCCTGCGCCAATAGGAACGCTCTGTGAGGGCGTGCCATGATAATCTAATATGAGAATAGAATGCAACATCAAAAGTGAACATCTTAATTTCCACAAATATATTGGAGGGGGTAAAAATACCCTAATATCTTCAATGCACACAAAATATGATTGAACAATTATTAAAGATGAATTATTGTATTCTGAGGATAAATTTACCTCGACTAGTCTGCACACCCTGTGAACGTGTGTTTTGAGTTCTCGTGTTTTGAGGCCCAACAACATTGGCTGGAGATGCTCCTAGATAAACTTCAGGTCCCAGGGTCCTCTGCTGCACTTCTATAGGGTAGGCACTCACCTCTTCACAAAGGCGGATTGCAGTTTGTGAAACCTGTGTGCTGTTGTCCAATACTGCTATGCGATTAGGAAGATAAATGTTTAGAAAATAGTCTGGTTTCTGTTAATAATATTTTAGAAAGTTTATATTTACCATTTGCATGAGATGTTTGCGTTTCTGCTGTTCTCACAACCTCCTCTCTACTGGGTATCCTCCCTGAGGACTCTCTGTGTACTGTCTTCATTGCAGCAGTGTCAGAGGGAAATTGTGCCGTGATGTCACTCACCGACTTATTCACCTGGTCAGACTCCGTGTCTAAAACCTCAAGACAAAACCCTGCAGTCATGGATGGTCTGTGCAAAACTGCCACATCAGAAAGGACGCCTGTCTTAGATGTCTGTGGATATATTCTGAAAGAAACCCTGTGAGTTGtgtgactctctggtgcctctgCTGTTCTCGctacactctctcctctgtttgctGCTTCCACTGTTGCTGCAGGTGGAATCCTGCAAACAGAAGCAGTTGAAGACACCAGTGGCTCCTCCATTGATGGGGCTGATGGAATCCTGGCCAGACTGGATCGAGGAGAAGTTCTGGGAGACATTCTAGGAGAATCTCTGGgagatgtgtgtgtctctgctcttCTTGtcctcacactctcctctctactgggTATCCTGACTGAGGGGACACTGTGTGCTGCATCAACTAGTTTTGTTTCAGAGAAAGCTCTTCCCGATAAACAACTTTCAGAATATCTTATGATTGTTTCAGAAGGAGCTTTTTCTGATAAACTACTTTTTGAAGATCTTGAAACTGCTGGTGACATTCTTCCAACAAGAGTAGATGGAGAAACCAGTAGCTCCTCCATTGATGGTGCAGATGGAATTCTGGACAGACTGGATTGTAGAGAAACTCTTTGAGAAACTATGGGAGATATGGGTCTGTCCATTGATGGTGCAAAGGGAATCCTAGGCAGACTGAATTGTGGAGAAATATCTGTACCAGACAGAGATTCACCAGCATGAGCTGTGGATAGAGACACAAAACTAAGCACATATTGTTTACATTTCACCTTACAAGTTTTAACCATTTTTACCCCCaacaattttttaaatatttctttttacccctttttctccccaattttgtggtatccaattgttagtagctactatcttgtctcattgctacaactcccgtacgggggagacgaaggttgaaagtcatgcgtcctccgatacaccgcactgcttcttaacacagcgagcatccaacccggaagtcagccgcaccaatgtgtcggaggaaacacagtgcacctggcaaccttagcgtgcactgcgcccggcccgccacaggagtcgctggggcgcgatgagacaaggacatccctacaggccaaactctccctaacccagacaacacaGGGCCAATTATGCGTCGCCACACGGACCTCCGGGTCGCAGCCGGGAGGActctgggcgcgaacccagagtctctggtggcacagctggtacagcacccttaaccactgcgccacccgggaggcccgccCCCCTACAATCTTATTAATATCTTATTAGTAGATCTTTCTGCAGAGTATGGATGCCAATTGTACCTGATAGGAGAGAGGTTTGTGGAGAAACTCTTTGCGAAGATCTAGGAAACACTCTGGgagatgtgtctctctctggtgtctctgctcttctcctcacactctcctctctgctggGTATCCTGACTGAGGGGGCACTGTGTGCTGCTTCCACTAGTTCTGTTTCAGAGAAAGCTCTTCCTGATAAACCCCTTCCAGAATATCTTACAGAATACACTGCTGGTGAAAGTCTACCAACAGAAGCAGTTGGAGACATCCGTGGCTCCTCCATTGATGGTGCAGAGGAAATCCTGGTCAGACTGGACTGTGGAGAAACTCTAGCTGAAAGTCTGGGAGACGTGTGTCTATCTGGTGTCTCTGGTCTCGTTACTTCTTTTTCCGAGAAAGCTCTTCTTGTTAAACCACTTCCAGTATATCTTGCAGACACTACCGATGAAGGTCCACCAACTGAAGCAGATGGAGTCTCCTTCTCGGGTGATGGTACTTCGTAAGCCTCCACCACAAGTTCCTCGCCAACAGATGGAGAAAGATGTAATTCTCCCACAGATGAATCTCTGTAGAAAACTGTCCCATCAGAAACAACACCTGTAAACGAAGTCTGTGGAGAAACACTGGgagatgtgtctctctctggtgtCTCTGCTGTTCTcgtcacacacacctctctactgGGTCTCCTTACCAAGAACCCTCTGTGTGCTCCATCCACCGCTGTTTCAGAGGGAGCTCCTCTTAAGCCTAATGAGTCACTTTCCGAACCGGCTGGTGACCAATGAGAATACAATGGAGACGTCATAAGCTCTTCCAATGACAGTGTTTCGTTGTCTATCTGAGCTGGTTCTGTTGCACCATCgctgagagacacagagggaacCCTGGCCAGACTGAACTTGGATGACAAGCCTGTAGCTGTTGGAGTAACGTCAACATGAGTTGTGAAAAGACAGACCAGATTGAAGTATTCTGTGGTATGTCACAATTCATTTTGCCCACAATAATGGCATAACAACCTTATATTTAATTCAAGATAGTTCAAAACGTTACCTGAGCTCACAGATGTTTGCGGAGAAACCCTAGGAGGAACACTGGAagatgtgtctctctctactactgtTTCCGAGGGGACTCTTTCTGCCATGTGACTTTGTGAACATCTAGCAGACACTGTTTGTAAAATAGCTCCAACAGCAGCTGGAGGCCCTGGTAGTTCTGCCATTGATGCTTCATGCATCTCCTCCATATACATCACTTCTCTAGAAGATGTTTCTGCTGCTCTTTCACCAATAGAGGAAATCCTGTCCTGACTCGATTTAGGTGAAATGTCTGTACCTCTCATAGATTCACCAACATGAGCTAGAGACGGGGGAGACAAAGCAAATCATTTGAATAATATTTTAAACTTCCCACTTTTACCGAAAAGGTGATATGGACCTGACTAATGCAGCAATCTTAATGTATTTAATAAATCATTAATTACTTTTACCTGACATGAACGATGTCTGTGGAGAAACGTTTGGAGAGGCGTGTTTCTCTGGTATCTCTGCTCCCACTACTGCTGTTTTGAAACAAGTTCTTCCAGACATGTCATTTGAGGAGCATCGAGCAGACACTGCTGGTGAAATGCAGACCACAGCAGCAGTTGAAGAAACAATCTGCTCCACTGATGTTGCTCTATAAATATCCTCCACATTAGAGACGACTTCCATAGAGACGGACTCTGCTGCACCATcactgagagacacagaggggaccCTAGACAGGCTGGACTTAGATGACAAGCCTGTAGCTGTTGTAGAAACAAACATCACCATTGAGTTGAGGAAAgacagatttttttgttgttgttgtgatgttaCACTGACATTTTCTTAAACATTTTACCAG harbors:
- the LOC124040913 gene encoding nascent polypeptide-associated complex subunit alpha, muscle-specific form-like; translation: MYMEEMHEASMAELPGPPAAVGAILQTVSARCSQSHMAERVPSETVVERDTSSSVPPRVSPQTSVSSATGLSSKFSLARVPSVSLSDGATEPAQIDNETLSLEELMTSPLYSHWSPAGSESDSLGLRGAPSETAVDGAHRGFLVRRPSREVCVTRTAETPERDTSPSVSPQTSFTGVVSDGTVFYRDSSVGELHLSPSVGEELVVEAYEVPSPEKETPSASVGGPSSVVSARYTGSGLTRRAFSEKEVTRPETPDRHTSPRLSARVSPQSSLTRISSAPSMEEPRMSPTASVGRLSPAVYSVRYSGRGLSGRAFSETELVEAAHSAPSVRIPSREESVRRRAETPERDTSPRVFPRSSQRVSPQTSLLSAHAGESLSGTDISPQFSLPRIPFAPSMDRPISPIVSQRVSLQSSLSRIPSAPSMEELLVSPSTLVGRMSPAVSRSSKSSLSEKAPSETIIRYSESCLSGRAFSETKLVDAAHSVPSVRIPSREESVRTRRAETHTSPRDSPRMSPRTSPRSSLARIPSAPSMEEPLVSSTASVCRIPPAATVEAANRGESVARTAEAPESHTTHRVSFRIYPQTSKTGVLSDVAVLHRPSMTAGFCLEVLDTESDQVNKSVSDITAQFPSDTAAMKTVHRESSGRIPSREEVVRTAETQTSHANVLDNSTQVSQTAIRLCEEVSAYPIEVQQRTLGPEVYLGASPANVVGPQNTRTQNTRSQGVQTSRDYHGTPSQSVPIGAGRVTPDAQPARENYTNQVWTLYHLANETEEGTLSAKVISQPPYNGSAYIRNFGAGHVLLAERSPSPQKSDAQSWSGQPRQQPQPPPFLMSPRRAFIHRAQSSPLPPPSLPQPPTIHNQEINIPNFFMHPQLLPVSPGKIVRSIPTAMQTRSRSAAVRAGDPPGYLSFSVPMETVSRGSGQGGQAQYFQVISDEGNTVYSPALMHIFTTEEEEQEGDRRQPTSATFNW